In the genome of Brachypodium distachyon strain Bd21 chromosome 3, Brachypodium_distachyon_v3.0, whole genome shotgun sequence, the window aaaagaaaagaagaacgaAGCAGCACCTGACACTCTCCGGggactgcatgcatgctatcgATCAACAAGCACAGCGATCATCAGACAACCTCCACGGCGGCCTCGGCGTCATGGGCAGCCACGGCGCCGGCCTCCTTCCGCgggctgccggcggcgacctcggCGCGGCAGACGGGGCACAGACGGCTCTTGCGCAGCCACGAGCCCACGCAGTCGGCGTGGAACCCGTGCCCGCACCGCGGCAGCACCGCGCACCGCTCCCCGTCCTTCAACGCCTCCAGGCACACCGcgcactcgccgccgcctAATTCGCCAGCGGCCAGTTGATCCGGCTTGAAATCGCGGCAAGGCAGCTCGCCGACCTCTTCCTCCGTAAGCCCCCCCACGGCGCCTCCCTCCTGATCCGCGCGCTCCCCGACGCgggagaggcggcgcgcgATGAAGCCCCGCCGCAGCACCCACACGACCACGAGGATGTTGACGAGCACGATCAGCGTGACGCCGGCGACCAGCAGGACGGTGGAGAGGATCCCTGTTGCCATGGTGCACGCCGGCCGACCGGAGACACCTCGATCGGCTGTGTGCGGAGGCTGCCGCACGCTTAGGATGTA includes:
- the LOC100830123 gene encoding E3 ubiquitin-protein ligase EL5 encodes the protein MATGILSTVLLVAGVTLIVLVNILVVVWVLRRGFIARRLSRVGERADQEGGAVGGLTEEEVGELPCRDFKPDQLAAGELGGGECAVCLEALKDGERCAVLPRCGHGFHADCVGSWLRKSRLCPVCRAEVAAGSPRKEAGAVAAHDAEAAVEVV